A window of Pedobacter lusitanus contains these coding sequences:
- a CDS encoding toxin-antitoxin system YwqK family antitoxin has product MRIYLLTLFLFTVPVLPLSAQQKFSSYLDNYKHTISYADHKVTLHVQTDDQILRYTDLTKSYYWYSNNQIKITQGGFSGKLLNGLYSSYYDNKSLQEQGYFKMGLKTGEWKSWTEDGQLISDVTFYNGVPEGDFYKYDGHGKLLEKGRNVNGKLEGEFVKYQGDSSVSVKYKNGVVVPPKIKEKKGPGWINRFFKKKKSTNVVKPV; this is encoded by the coding sequence ATGCGCATTTACCTGCTGACTTTATTTCTTTTTACGGTGCCAGTTCTTCCTCTGAGTGCACAGCAAAAATTTTCTTCTTATTTAGATAATTACAAACATACAATTAGCTATGCTGATCATAAGGTTACACTGCATGTGCAGACGGATGATCAGATACTTCGTTATACAGATTTAACGAAGTCATATTACTGGTACAGTAACAACCAGATCAAGATTACTCAGGGGGGATTTAGCGGGAAATTGTTAAATGGACTTTACAGCAGTTATTATGATAATAAGAGTTTGCAGGAACAGGGATATTTTAAGATGGGACTAAAGACGGGGGAGTGGAAAAGCTGGACCGAGGACGGACAGCTGATCAGTGATGTGACTTTTTATAATGGTGTGCCTGAGGGAGACTTTTATAAATATGATGGTCATGGAAAGTTACTGGAGAAAGGAAGAAATGTAAATGGGAAACTGGAGGGAGAGTTTGTAAAGTATCAGGGAGATAGCTCAGTCTCTGTTAAGTATAAAAATGGAGTTGTTGTTCCTCCGAAAATTAAAGAGAAAAAAGGTCCGGGCTGGATTAACCGGTTTTTTAAAAAGAAGAAATCTACAAATGTTGTAAAACCAGTTTAA